A window of Polyodon spathula isolate WHYD16114869_AA chromosome 30, ASM1765450v1, whole genome shotgun sequence contains these coding sequences:
- the pdk3a gene encoding pyruvate dehydrogenase (acetyl-transferring) kinase isozyme 3, mitochondrial — MRLFGFLLKNKAPKQIEYYSRFSPSPLSIKQFLDFGRNNACEKTSYMFLRKELPVRLANTMREVNLLPDKLLSRPSVRLVQTWYMQSFLDILEYETRSPEDPQVLEDFLDILIQIRNRHNDVVPTMAQGVIEYKEKYGFDPFVSSNIQYFLDRFYTNRISFRMLINQHTLLFGNDTNPAHPKHIGSIDPTCNVAEVVKDAYETAKMLCEQYYMAAPELKIEEFNAKAPEKNIQVVYVPSHLFHMLFELFKNSMRATVELHEGRREGIPPIKTMVTLGKEDLSIKICDKGGGVPLRKIERLFNYMYSTAPRPNFEPSNTAAPLAGFGYGLPISRLYARYFQGDLKLYSMEGVGTDAVIYLKALSSESFERLPVFNKSAWRHYQTSPEADDWSNPSSEPRDASKYKANR; from the exons TAAAACAGTTTCTGGATTTCG GCAGGAACAATGCCTGTGAGAAAACGTCCTACATGTTCTTGCGGAAGGAGCTCCCGGTCCGGCTGGCGAACACCATGAGGGAGGTGAACCTGCTTCCAGACAAGCTGCTGAGCAGGCCCTCCGTGAGGCTGGTGCAGACCTG GTacatgcagagctttttggacaTTCTGGAATATGAAACCAGGAGCCCAGAGGATCCTCAAGTATTGGAAGA TTTCCTGGACATTCTGATTCAGATCCGGAACCGCCACAATGACGTGGTCCCCACCATGGCGCAGGGCGTGATTGAGTACAAGGAGAAGTACGGCTTCGACCCCTTTGTCAGCAGCAACATCCAGTACTTCCTGGACCGCTTCTACACCAACCGCATCTCCTTCAGGATGCTGATTAACCAGCACA cactgctcttTGGTAATGACACAAATCCAGCACACCCCAAACATATTGGAAGCATCGATCCCACCTGCAATGTGGCCGAAGTTGTTAAGG ATGCCTATGAGACTGCGAAGATGCTTTGTGAGCAATACTACATGGCAGCGCCCGAGCTGAAAATCGAAGAATTCAATG CTAAGGCACCTGAAAAGAACATCCAAGTGGTTTATGTGCCGTCCCATCTCTTCCACATGCTGTTTGAGTTGTTCAAG AATTCAATGAGAGCCACTGTGGAGCTCCATGAAGGCAGAAGGGAAGGCATCCCCCCCATTAAAACAATGGTCACCTTGGGAAAGGAGGATCTGTCTATAAAG ATATGTGATAAAGGTGGAGGTGTCCCGCTGAGAAAGATTGAGCGCCTGTTTAACTACATGTACTCCACAGCCCCCAGACCCAACTTCGAGCCATCCAACACTGCTGCTCCCCTG GCTGGCTTTGGCTACGGCTTGCCAATCTCTCGGCTGTATGCCAGGTACTTCCAAGGGGACCTCAAGCTATACTCCATGGAGGGAGTGGGGACCGACGCTGTAATCTATCTGAAG GCGCTTTCCAGCGAATCGTTCGAGCGACTCCCTGTGTTCAACAAGTCTGCGTGGCGGCACTACCAGACCTCGCCCGAGGCAGACGACTGGAGCAACCCCAGCAGCGAGCCCAGAGATGCTTCCAAGTACAAAGCCAACAGATAA